GGGCGAAGAATTGCGCCTCGCGGTGCAGCGCCCGGGGCTAGCCTTTGCGGCATGAGCACCGCCGCCGACCTCGACGCCGCTGACCCCCTCGCCTCGTACGCACGCGAGTTTTGTCCCGGCGACGACCTCGTCGCCTATCTCGACGGCAACTCGCTTGGCCGCCCGCTCGCCCGCACCGTTGACAGCATGCGGCACCTCGTCGAGCGCGAGTGGGGCGACCGGCTGATCCGCGGCTGGGACGAGCTGTGGCTCGCCCGCGCCGAAGAGCTCGGCGACCGCATCGGTGCCGCCTGTCTCGGCGCGGCCGCCGGCCAGACGGTCGTGGGCGACTCGACGACGGTGATGATCTACAAATTGCTGCGCGCATCCGTTGCGATGCGGCCGGGGCGCACCGAGCTGGCGATCCTCGGCGACGAGTTTCCGACCGACCGCTTCATCGTCGAGAAGGTCGCCGCCGATCACGGCCTCACGGTGCGGTGGGTGAGCGCGCCGCACGACGGGGGAATCACGCCCGAGCTGGTCGCCGAGCACGTCAGCGAGCGCGCCGCCGCAGCCCTGTTCAGCGGCGTCGCCTACCGCAGCGCATGGTGGGCCGACATGCCGGCGGTCACCGGCGTGGTGCAGTCGCACGGCGCGCTCATGATCTGGGACTGCTCGCACGCTGTCGGATCCGTGCCGCTCGAGCTCGACGCGTGGGGCGTCGACATGGCGGTCGGATGCTCGTACAAGTACCTGAACGGCGGGCCGGGGGCGCCCGCCTGGGCGTACGTCGCGGCGCGGCACCAGGAGCAGGTCGTCAACCCGATTCCGGGCTGGCTGGGCGCGCGCGAGCCGTTCGCCATGACGCGCGGCTACGAGCCGGCGATGGGCATCCGCCGGCTCGTGAGCGGAACACCGCCGATCGTCGGCATGGTGCCGCTGGCCGACATGCTGTCGCTGATCGAGCGCGCCGGTATCGGGGCGATTCGCGAGAAGTCGGTGGCGCTCACTTCGTTCGCGATCGAGCTGATCGACGAGCTCATTCCGGATGCCCGCCTCGCCTCGCCGAGGGACGCCGCGCGCCGCGGCTCCCACATCACGGTCGACCACCCG
The sequence above is a segment of the Microcella alkaliphila genome. Coding sequences within it:
- a CDS encoding kynureninase; the protein is MSTAADLDAADPLASYAREFCPGDDLVAYLDGNSLGRPLARTVDSMRHLVEREWGDRLIRGWDELWLARAEELGDRIGAACLGAAAGQTVVGDSTTVMIYKLLRASVAMRPGRTELAILGDEFPTDRFIVEKVAADHGLTVRWVSAPHDGGITPELVAEHVSERAAAALFSGVAYRSAWWADMPAVTGVVQSHGALMIWDCSHAVGSVPLELDAWGVDMAVGCSYKYLNGGPGAPAWAYVAARHQEQVVNPIPGWLGAREPFAMTRGYEPAMGIRRLVSGTPPIVGMVPLADMLSLIERAGIGAIREKSVALTSFAIELIDELIPDARLASPRDAARRGSHITVDHPNSARAVQTLWGDGVIPDFRHPSGVRIGLSPLSTTFVEVERGVRSLAAALA